From the Manihot esculenta cultivar AM560-2 chromosome 3, M.esculenta_v8, whole genome shotgun sequence genome, one window contains:
- the LOC110610285 gene encoding protein GRAVITROPIC IN THE LIGHT 1, with protein sequence MDSVKPSSMTPKKGRLARKVAKVLHRRAATGIAPVDGVHKVKSQEQFKDDNKIGNKSTISLGQSFDISNDDDSQKRLAMEAFLAKLFASISSVKAAYAQLQYAQSPYDVDGIQAADQLVVSELKNLSELKRCYTKKQFDDHSTETTLLMAEVQEQKSFSKTYEIMGKKLESELRLKDSEIIYLGEKLEESNRLNRLLEKRLNQSGQLSMPVNLHRSGLSPSHFLAVVRFTVKSIRSFVKLMIDQMKAADWNLDAAADSIVQDVFYWRDDDKCFAFESFVCREMFSSFHLPNFSVPSQSLTWGKNQQQHFFRRFIELKSVKAKEYLAENPKSTFARFCMAKYLQLIHPHMETSFFGNLSQRNLVKSGEFPDTSFFAAFAEMAKRVWLLHCLAFSFEPEASIFQVRRGCRFSEIYMECVSEDALLLSENAPEADPPVAFTVVPGFRIGKTIIQCQVYLSQIQHKVNR encoded by the coding sequence ATGGATTCTGTGAAACCGTCTTCCATGACTCCAAAAAAGGGTAGATTGGCACGCAAAGTAGCTAAAGTTCTTCATCGTCGAGCTGCAACTGGGATTGCTCCGGTTGACGGCGTGCATAAAGTCAAGTCccaggaacagttcaaggatgATAATAAGATTGGCAATAAGAGCACAATCAGTCTGGGTCAGTCCTTCGACATCAGCAATGATGACGATTCTCAGAAGCGTTTGGCTATGGAagcttttcttgcaaaactgTTCGCCAGTATTTCTTCTGTTAAAGCAGCATATGCGCAGTTACAGTACGCTCAGTCTCCGTATGATGTTGATGGGATCCAAGCAGCTGATCAACTAGTAGTTTCCGAGTTGAAGAATTTATCTGAGTTGAAGAGATGTTATACAAAAAAACAGTTTGATGATCATTCTACGGAGACAACTTTGCTGATGGCTGAAGTTCAGGAGCAAAAGAGTTTTTCAAAGACCTATGAAATTATGGGGAAGAAGTTGGAGTCTGAGTTGAGGCTCAAGGACTCAGAGATCATATATCTTGGAGAAAAATTGGAGGAATCAAATAGACTGAACCGGTTACTCGAGAAAAGATTAAATCAGAGCGGCCAGTTGTCTATGCCTGTAAATCTTCACAGATCAGGTCTGAGTCCCAGCCATTTCCTAGCCGTTGTTCGCTTTACAGTCAAGTCGATCCGAAGCTTTGTCAAGCTGATGATTGATCAGATGAAAGCTGCTGATTGGAATCTTGACGCTGCAGCCGATTCTATTGTACAGGACGTTTTCTACTGGAGAGATGACGACAAATGCTTTGCATTTGAATCCTTTGTCTGCAGGGAAATGTTCAGTTCTTTCCATTTGCCGAATTTCTCTGTTCCAAGCCAGTCTTTAACATGGGGAAAGAATCAGCAACAGCATTTTTTCAGAAGATTCATAGAACTAAAATCCGTCAAAGCCAAGGAATATCTTGCAGAGAATCCCAAATCAACATTTGCAAGATTCTGCATGGCCAAGTACTTGCAACTTATTCATCCCCACATGGAAACATCATTCTTCGGCAATTTAAGCCAAAGAAACCTTGTGAAGTCCGGTGAATTCCCTGACACCAGCTTCTTCGCTGCGTTTGCTGAAATGGCAAAGCGAGTATGGCTTCTACATTGCTTAGCCTTTTCTTTCGAGCCAGAAGCCTCAATCTTTCAAGTGCGAAGAGGATGTCGGTTTTCTGAGATTTACATGGAATGTGTGTCTGAAGATGCACTGCTCTTGTCTGAAAATGCACCAGAAGCTGACCCACCAGTTGCATTCACCGTAGTTCCAGGCTTCAGGATTGGTAAAACTATTATACAGTGCCAAGTCTACCTCTCTCAAATCCAACACAAGGTAAATCGATGA